One segment of Chthonomonadales bacterium DNA contains the following:
- a CDS encoding TolC family protein — MAPKAARRLGAALACAALLARAPIGARGQEQTSPILPALKPAPLPPRVVLPPPPARREGVPTTPLTAEEAARIALRRQPAIASARAAAESAAGRTRQARSGLMPSLGLGAGYTRSEGPGGSSAGGAGATGGGASFPGWQLTASLRQLLFDFERTRQLVGQTAALERAAEASLTRAQLDAVFEVKQAFYAYVQSERLVQVNEANVQSRQDQLTLAQARLAAGLGIPADTVRAQTAVAAAVLALSVARNNAAQARVSLALVMGIDPRTPLSAAQSGEPAPSDQPVGALVDAALRARPEIVQARESVAAAEHGADAARATDAPSVSLSLGAGARGPNLPPANRFVSVGASIQWTPFDSGLTAGRVREARGAIDAARAQLEAARLSVTADVARAYLDLRTAEQQVATTDAEAANAEESLRLAQGRYRAGVGTFLEVTDAQAALLGARTNGVNARSAVDLARAAMAHAIGAPILPR; from the coding sequence ATGGCTCCGAAGGCAGCGCGGCGGCTGGGAGCTGCCCTGGCGTGTGCCGCGCTCCTTGCCCGAGCGCCGATCGGCGCGCGCGGCCAGGAGCAGACGTCCCCGATCCTCCCCGCCCTGAAGCCGGCCCCGCTGCCCCCGCGGGTCGTGCTGCCGCCTCCGCCCGCGCGGCGGGAGGGCGTGCCGACGACGCCGCTGACGGCCGAGGAGGCCGCGCGGATCGCCCTGCGGCGCCAGCCGGCCATCGCCAGTGCCCGGGCCGCGGCGGAGTCCGCGGCCGGCCGCACCCGGCAGGCACGGTCCGGACTGATGCCCTCGCTGGGCCTGGGAGCTGGCTACACACGTTCCGAGGGGCCGGGTGGCTCGTCGGCTGGCGGCGCCGGCGCCACGGGCGGCGGCGCCTCGTTCCCCGGCTGGCAGCTCACCGCCAGCTTGCGGCAGCTCCTCTTCGATTTCGAGCGCACGCGCCAGCTCGTGGGGCAGACGGCCGCGCTGGAGCGCGCGGCCGAGGCCAGCCTGACACGCGCGCAGCTTGACGCCGTGTTCGAGGTGAAGCAAGCCTTCTACGCCTACGTCCAGAGCGAGCGGCTCGTGCAGGTGAACGAGGCGAACGTGCAGAGCCGACAGGACCAGCTCACCCTCGCCCAGGCCCGCCTCGCCGCCGGGCTGGGGATCCCGGCCGACACGGTGCGCGCACAGACGGCCGTGGCTGCGGCGGTGCTGGCGCTCAGCGTGGCCCGCAACAACGCGGCGCAGGCGCGGGTGAGCCTCGCACTGGTGATGGGAATCGACCCGCGCACGCCGCTGAGCGCGGCGCAGAGCGGCGAGCCCGCGCCGTCGGACCAGCCGGTGGGCGCGCTCGTCGATGCGGCCCTGCGCGCGCGGCCCGAGATCGTGCAGGCGCGCGAGAGCGTGGCGGCCGCCGAGCACGGCGCTGACGCCGCGCGGGCCACGGACGCGCCCAGCGTGTCGCTGAGCCTGGGCGCGGGCGCGCGCGGGCCGAACCTGCCGCCCGCCAATCGCTTCGTGAGCGTGGGGGCGAGCATCCAGTGGACGCCCTTCGACAGCGGCCTGACCGCGGGCCGCGTGCGCGAGGCGCGCGGCGCCATCGACGCCGCCCGCGCCCAGCTCGAGGCGGCGCGGCTGAGCGTCACGGCGGACGTCGCCCGCGCCTATCTCGACCTGCGGACCGCCGAGCAGCAAGTCGCCACCACGGACGCCGAAGCGGCCAACGCCGAGGAGTCGCTGCGCCTGGCCCAGGGCCGCTATCGAGCGGGTGTCGGCACCTTCCTGGAGGTGACCGACGCGCAGGCCGCCCTCCTGGGAGCGCGCACGAACGGCGTCAACGCACGCTCCGCCGTGGACCTCGCGCGCGCCGCCATGGCGCACGCCATCGGCGCCCCGATCTTGCCGCGCTGA
- a CDS encoding efflux RND transporter permease subunit, whose translation MNIARFSVTRPVAVTMRIAALVLLGAICATRLPVDMLPKVTLPTVAVITTWPNVAPEEIEAQVVRPIERAVSSVPGLYEVSSSSSEGSAFVRVQFQWGVDIDAASVDVLQQVERARRQFPTDPTLQNPIVVKFDPSQLPIQVYGVSGIDDPVRLRTVLDNEVAPIIESADGVGAVNVSGGQERAIMVEVDPVRLRAHNLSLADVTRRLAQENLNLPAGTARQGNTEYTIRSTGWFRSPQEIAQVPLGAVNGQTVSVADVATVRDSHTETRIYTRLNGRPAAGLVISKQSGANTVDTAEAIERKIEQVRRIYPQLSFNIAYNQAQFIEQSVNGLKEHAIIGGVLAVLVLLFFLRNVRSTLVVALSIPISIVSTFALLYLGGFSLNTMSLGGLALATGLIVDDAVVVLENIFRHIERDHKRAADAAVSGASEIMSAVLASTTTVMIVFLPLLLIQGQAGQMFTQFALVVVFSMAVSLLDATTVVPMLASRLIHGEAHHELLSGEGSRGVLERLFLRFGRWFDALDASYRGGLAWALSHRVWVLAGAAAITLASLGLASQIGTELMPPTDSGDFQVSVRMPPGTALEKTNQTVRQVEKILMANPNVQTVFSAAGATLSLRGTSSAEKPNEGSATVKLREDRRQSTLEVIGDLRRQFGRIAGARIFPNQIDVVSNIIQGGPSNLEIDIFGPDLGQLSELARDVQARLRGIAGLENLDVNWEEATPEVQWHVDRQKALQLGVSFQDVATTIGTATNGTIATYYQESGFQYPVVVQLPLAMRETVPELLTLPISPTSGSRAAGNGVSDDILLGQVADPAYGMGPSQITRLNRQRYIAVTGQPQGRSPGEIQADIQRALTGFHTPQGYYWDWGSNQKRRAQEFSGMWLAVVLAICLIYMLLASQFESFVHPLTVLASVPLSTVGVILALFLTGRAFGLTAFIGLLMLVGIVVKNGILLVDYTNVLRGRGMARDDAVLAAGPTRLRPILMTTLATVFGMLVIAIGVGRGSETQAPMATAVIGGLLTSTVLTLFVVPTVYTLFDDLGRVARREPRDLHPPEIVERTPEGVD comes from the coding sequence ATGAACATCGCCCGCTTCTCCGTCACGCGCCCGGTCGCCGTCACCATGCGCATCGCGGCGCTGGTGCTGCTCGGGGCCATCTGTGCCACGCGCCTGCCCGTCGACATGCTGCCGAAGGTGACCCTGCCGACGGTGGCCGTAATCACCACATGGCCGAACGTGGCGCCCGAGGAGATCGAGGCACAGGTGGTGCGGCCCATTGAGCGGGCCGTCTCGTCGGTCCCCGGCCTCTACGAGGTGAGCTCCAGCTCCTCCGAGGGCTCGGCCTTCGTGCGCGTGCAGTTTCAGTGGGGCGTCGACATCGATGCCGCCTCGGTGGACGTCCTCCAGCAGGTGGAGCGGGCGCGGCGCCAGTTCCCGACCGATCCCACGCTGCAGAACCCGATCGTCGTCAAGTTCGACCCCTCGCAGCTTCCCATCCAGGTCTACGGCGTGTCCGGAATCGACGACCCTGTGCGCCTGCGGACGGTGCTCGACAACGAGGTGGCGCCCATCATCGAGTCGGCGGACGGCGTGGGCGCCGTCAACGTCAGTGGCGGCCAGGAGCGCGCCATTATGGTGGAGGTGGATCCGGTCCGCCTGCGCGCGCACAACCTCTCCCTGGCCGACGTCACCCGCCGCCTCGCCCAGGAGAACCTGAACCTCCCCGCCGGCACGGCGCGCCAGGGGAACACCGAGTACACCATTCGGAGCACGGGCTGGTTCCGAAGCCCGCAGGAGATAGCGCAGGTCCCGCTCGGCGCCGTCAATGGGCAGACCGTCTCGGTGGCCGACGTGGCGACCGTCCGCGACTCGCACACCGAGACGCGCATCTACACGCGTCTGAACGGCCGTCCCGCCGCCGGGCTCGTGATCAGCAAGCAGAGCGGCGCCAACACGGTCGACACGGCCGAGGCGATCGAGCGAAAGATCGAACAAGTGCGGCGCATCTATCCGCAGCTCTCGTTCAACATCGCCTACAACCAGGCCCAGTTCATTGAGCAGTCGGTGAACGGCCTGAAGGAGCATGCGATCATCGGTGGCGTGCTCGCCGTGCTCGTGCTGCTCTTCTTCCTGCGCAACGTTCGCAGCACGCTCGTGGTGGCGTTGTCGATCCCCATCTCGATCGTCTCCACCTTCGCGCTCCTCTACCTGGGCGGGTTCTCGCTCAACACGATGTCGCTGGGAGGGCTGGCGCTTGCGACGGGCCTCATCGTGGACGACGCGGTGGTGGTGCTGGAGAACATCTTCCGCCACATCGAGCGCGACCACAAGCGCGCGGCCGACGCGGCGGTGAGCGGCGCGAGCGAGATCATGTCGGCCGTGCTGGCCTCCACAACCACGGTCATGATCGTCTTCCTGCCGCTGCTGCTGATCCAGGGGCAGGCCGGCCAGATGTTCACGCAGTTCGCCCTGGTGGTCGTCTTCTCGATGGCGGTCTCGCTGCTGGACGCGACGACCGTCGTGCCGATGCTCGCCTCGCGCCTCATCCACGGCGAGGCGCACCACGAGCTGCTCTCCGGCGAGGGATCGCGCGGCGTGCTGGAGCGCCTGTTCCTGCGCTTTGGGCGCTGGTTCGACGCGCTGGACGCCAGCTATCGCGGCGGCCTTGCGTGGGCGCTGAGCCACCGGGTCTGGGTGCTCGCGGGGGCCGCCGCCATCACGCTCGCGAGTTTGGGACTCGCCTCGCAGATCGGCACCGAGCTGATGCCGCCGACCGACAGCGGCGACTTCCAGGTGAGCGTGCGGATGCCGCCCGGCACGGCGCTGGAGAAGACGAACCAGACGGTGCGGCAGGTCGAGAAGATCCTGATGGCCAACCCGAACGTGCAGACGGTATTCTCGGCGGCAGGCGCCACGCTGAGCCTGCGGGGAACCTCGTCCGCGGAGAAGCCCAACGAGGGGTCCGCCACGGTGAAGCTGCGCGAGGATCGGCGCCAGAGCACCCTGGAGGTGATCGGCGATCTGCGCAGGCAGTTCGGCCGCATTGCGGGGGCCCGCATCTTCCCCAATCAGATCGACGTCGTCTCCAACATCATCCAGGGCGGCCCGAGCAACCTCGAGATCGACATCTTCGGCCCGGACCTCGGCCAGCTCTCGGAGCTCGCTCGTGACGTTCAGGCGCGCTTGCGCGGCATCGCGGGCCTTGAGAACCTGGACGTCAACTGGGAAGAGGCGACGCCCGAGGTTCAGTGGCACGTGGATCGGCAGAAGGCGCTCCAGCTCGGCGTGTCGTTTCAGGACGTGGCCACGACCATCGGCACCGCCACCAACGGCACCATCGCCACCTACTATCAGGAGAGCGGCTTTCAGTACCCCGTGGTGGTGCAGCTTCCGCTCGCTATGCGCGAGACCGTGCCCGAGCTGCTGACGTTGCCCATCAGCCCGACGAGCGGCTCGCGGGCCGCCGGCAACGGAGTTTCGGACGACATCCTGTTGGGCCAGGTAGCCGACCCGGCGTACGGCATGGGGCCCAGTCAGATCACGCGGCTGAACCGGCAGCGCTACATCGCGGTGACGGGTCAGCCGCAGGGCCGCTCGCCCGGGGAGATTCAGGCCGACATCCAGAGGGCGCTGACGGGCTTCCACACGCCGCAGGGCTACTACTGGGACTGGGGCAGCAACCAGAAGCGCCGCGCCCAGGAGTTCTCGGGGATGTGGCTGGCGGTGGTGCTGGCGATCTGCCTGATCTACATGCTCTTGGCGTCGCAGTTCGAGTCGTTCGTGCACCCGCTGACGGTGCTGGCCTCCGTCCCACTCTCCACCGTGGGCGTCATCCTGGCGCTCTTCCTGACCGGGCGGGCTTTCGGCCTGACGGCGTTCATCGGGCTGCTGATGCTGGTGGGCATCGTCGTGAAGAACGGGATCCTGCTCGTGGACTACACGAACGTGCTGCGCGGGCGCGGGATGGCGCGCGACGACGCCGTGCTGGCCGCCGGCCCCACGCGCTTGCGCCCCATCCTGATGACGACGCTGGCCACGGTCTTCGGAATGCTGGTGATCGCGATCGGTGTCGGGCGTGGCTCGGAGACGCAGGCGCCCATGGCCACCGCCGTCATCGGTGGCCTGCTGACCTCCACCGTGCTCACGCTCTTCGTGGTGCCGACGGTCTACACGCTCTTCGATGACCTCGGGCGCGTGGCGCGGCGCGAGCCTCGCGACCTGCACCCGCCCGAGATCGTGGAGCGCACCCCGGAGGGCGTGGACTAG
- a CDS encoding efflux RND transporter periplasmic adaptor subunit — MKRWLIVGVPLAVLAALIGWRVSIRSAEAAAQVRQRAARRQAPVVVGVAPARVRDVVQRFETIGTVQAPLDVKLSPEVTGRIVYLTAREGDRVRPGEVIARIDPSEVEAQVRQQAASVAEAEARLAQAALNQNPTGVSVRSQIRQQQAALASAKADVRKATQSDAAERAAAGANVADMSGRVASALAAVTSAEASVASAQASLENARARQRRVEDLYKQGFIAAQDVDDARTAARVQEGALSVARGQLNVAKAQRDSAQAQERAAEHQAEVVKASGAASITAAGARQEQAQATLDAARANQAQVPAYRANLQALRAAVREARAALHNAEARRAQTTLTAPMEGIVSDRAMDPGSLASPGQPILTIQQIREVWVTVPAPGTVVQRLRPGQPATVTIDALPGRSFTGRVGRINPSADPSSRQFAVRVVLPNPGTLIRPGMFGRVSLVTERVSGATVVPREAVEQGPEGASVVVVDADLVARRRTVTLGASDPAGYAVLSGVSPGDRVVVMSVAPVKDGATVRLGGERGGGRGGGARGSGGASS; from the coding sequence ATGAAGCGGTGGCTGATCGTTGGGGTGCCTCTGGCCGTTCTGGCCGCGCTGATCGGCTGGCGAGTCTCCATTCGGAGTGCCGAGGCGGCCGCGCAGGTTCGCCAGCGCGCGGCGCGGCGCCAGGCGCCGGTGGTGGTCGGTGTGGCGCCCGCGCGGGTGCGCGACGTGGTGCAGCGGTTCGAGACGATCGGCACCGTGCAGGCGCCGCTCGATGTGAAGCTCTCCCCCGAGGTGACGGGCCGCATCGTCTACCTGACGGCGCGCGAAGGCGACCGCGTGCGCCCCGGCGAGGTCATCGCGCGCATCGATCCCTCCGAGGTCGAGGCCCAGGTGCGCCAGCAGGCCGCCTCCGTGGCGGAGGCGGAGGCGCGCCTGGCCCAGGCGGCCCTCAACCAGAACCCCACGGGCGTATCCGTCCGCAGCCAGATTCGCCAGCAGCAGGCGGCGCTCGCCAGCGCGAAGGCCGACGTGCGGAAGGCCACGCAGAGCGACGCGGCCGAGCGCGCGGCGGCGGGCGCCAACGTCGCCGACATGAGCGGGCGCGTCGCGAGCGCCCTGGCCGCCGTTACGAGCGCCGAGGCGTCCGTCGCCAGCGCGCAGGCCAGCCTCGAGAACGCGCGCGCCCGCCAGCGACGCGTGGAGGACCTCTACAAGCAGGGTTTCATCGCCGCGCAGGACGTGGACGATGCCCGCACTGCCGCCCGCGTGCAAGAGGGCGCGCTCTCCGTGGCACGTGGGCAGCTCAACGTTGCGAAGGCGCAGCGCGACTCCGCGCAGGCGCAGGAGCGGGCCGCGGAGCATCAGGCCGAGGTGGTGAAGGCGAGCGGCGCCGCCAGCATCACCGCGGCGGGAGCCCGGCAGGAACAGGCGCAGGCGACGCTCGATGCTGCGCGCGCCAACCAGGCGCAGGTGCCTGCCTACCGCGCCAACCTGCAGGCCTTGCGGGCCGCCGTGCGCGAGGCGCGGGCCGCCCTCCACAACGCCGAGGCCCGACGCGCGCAGACCACCCTCACGGCGCCGATGGAGGGCATCGTCTCCGACCGTGCCATGGACCCCGGGTCCCTCGCCTCGCCCGGCCAGCCGATCCTGACGATCCAGCAGATCCGCGAGGTCTGGGTCACGGTGCCGGCGCCGGGAACCGTGGTTCAGCGCCTGCGGCCGGGGCAGCCAGCGACCGTCACCATCGACGCACTGCCGGGCCGCTCGTTCACGGGGCGAGTCGGCCGCATCAACCCGTCCGCGGACCCCTCCAGCCGCCAGTTCGCCGTTCGTGTCGTGCTGCCGAACCCGGGCACCCTCATTCGGCCGGGCATGTTCGGCCGCGTCTCGCTGGTGACCGAGCGCGTCTCCGGCGCGACCGTCGTGCCCCGGGAGGCCGTGGAGCAGGGCCCCGAGGGGGCCAGCGTGGTCGTCGTCGACGCGGACCTCGTGGCGCGCCGGCGCACGGTCACCCTCGGCGCTTCGGATCCTGCCGGCTACGCGGTGTTGTCCGGCGTGTCGCCGGGCGATCGCGTCGTCGTGATGAGCGTCGCGCCGGTCAAGGACGGCGCCACCGTGCGGCTGGGCGGCGAGCGCGGCGGAGGCCGCGGGGGCGGAGCCCGCGGGAGCGGAGGCGCGTCATCGTGA
- a CDS encoding phosphoribosylaminoimidazolesuccinocarboxamide synthase, which produces METRQPISAARTARGTPTISHRFILALRSLPFAAPGACPGTDRDARRPVTRRRPERRNRPPGRGIAGQGEPGGPSPCEEGAVTDIVLTTGIAGLERHSSGKVRDIYGLDDSLLIVTTDRISAFDSVMPDGIPDKGRVLTAFSRFWFRQLRPILPHHAIASDDAYIAARLAERGVDVTPALRTMLAGRSMLVVRAEVFPVECVVRGYLAGSLWKEYREAGGPERDAAVHGIRLPAGLRESDPLPEPIFTPATKAATGHDENIGMEEMRSIVGAAHARALAATSLSLYGFAADRARARGILIADTKFEFGLHRGTLTLVDEALTPDSSRFWDAARYEPGRSQPSFDKQYLRDWLVESGWSKEPPAPALPPDVVERTAEKYREAYRLVTGETLPST; this is translated from the coding sequence ATGGAGACTCGCCAGCCGATCAGCGCGGCCAGAACGGCCAGAGGCACCCCAACGATCAGCCACCGCTTCATACTGGCGCTACGTTCCCTCCCGTTCGCGGCCCCCGGGGCCTGCCCTGGTACAGACCGCGATGCTCGCCGGCCGGTAACCCGCCGGCGGCCCGAGCGCAGGAATCGCCCGCCAGGGCGAGGAATCGCCGGGCAGGGCGAGCCAGGAGGCCCGTCACCCTGTGAGGAGGGAGCCGTGACCGACATCGTCCTGACCACCGGGATCGCTGGCCTGGAGCGCCATTCCTCGGGCAAGGTGCGCGACATCTACGGCCTGGACGACAGCCTGCTTATCGTGACCACGGACCGGATCTCCGCCTTCGACTCGGTGATGCCCGACGGGATACCGGACAAGGGGCGCGTGCTCACCGCCTTCTCGCGCTTCTGGTTCCGCCAGCTTCGCCCCATCCTGCCGCACCACGCCATCGCCTCCGACGACGCCTACATCGCCGCGCGGCTCGCCGAGCGCGGCGTCGACGTGACGCCCGCGCTGCGGACGATGCTGGCCGGCCGCTCGATGCTGGTCGTGCGTGCCGAGGTGTTTCCGGTCGAGTGCGTGGTACGCGGCTACCTGGCCGGCTCGCTCTGGAAGGAGTACCGCGAGGCGGGCGGCCCCGAGCGCGATGCCGCGGTGCACGGCATCCGGCTCCCGGCCGGCCTGCGCGAATCCGACCCCCTCCCGGAGCCGATCTTCACACCGGCCACCAAGGCCGCGACGGGCCATGACGAGAACATCGGCATGGAGGAGATGCGCTCCATCGTGGGCGCCGCCCATGCGCGCGCGCTCGCGGCGACCAGCCTCTCCCTCTACGGCTTCGCCGCCGACCGGGCCCGGGCGCGCGGCATCCTGATCGCCGACACCAAGTTCGAGTTCGGCCTGCACCGCGGCACGCTGACGCTCGTCGACGAGGCGCTGACTCCCGATTCGTCGCGCTTCTGGGACGCCGCGCGCTACGAGCCCGGGCGCTCACAGCCCTCCTTCGACAAGCAGTACCTGCGAGACTGGCTCGTCGAGTCCGGCTGGAGCAAGGAGCCGCCCGCGCCGGCTCTGCCGCCCGACGTGGTGGAACGCACCGCGGAGAAGTACCGCGAGGCCTACCGACTGGTCACCGGCGAGACGCTGCCCTCGACTTGA
- a CDS encoding zinc-binding dehydrogenase, which translates to MPREIVTTDGSSFRIRSMELPPLGPRDVRVRTRFAAPKHGTETHSILGSPFDFNRWDRRLRMFLPREEEEAAAPRDERPVGNIAVGVVTEVGPEVSRWRTGDAVFGYGRIREVNQALEDVWRPLAGLSDEDAVCVDPAHVAFVAVRDGKVRIGDHVAVFGLGAIGLMAAQVARAGGARRVFVIDPLEMRRNCAAAHGADAALDPLACDAALAIKEATDGAGVDVSIETSGSARALHEAIRCIRQCGTVVHVPWGPRDCAELHLDEEFHLNRPTLVGSQAWPGWGNPDRDYPVWDWERASAAAADLLRDGLIASSGVVTPIVSFDEAPEALPAMFTRPETTIKLGVRFAE; encoded by the coding sequence ATGCCTCGCGAGATCGTGACGACCGACGGGAGCTCCTTTCGCATCCGATCCATGGAGTTGCCCCCGCTCGGGCCGCGCGACGTGCGCGTGCGGACCCGATTCGCCGCCCCGAAGCACGGCACCGAGACGCACTCGATCCTCGGCAGCCCGTTCGACTTCAATCGCTGGGACCGGCGTCTGCGCATGTTCCTCCCTCGCGAGGAGGAGGAGGCCGCTGCCCCGCGCGACGAGCGCCCGGTGGGCAACATCGCCGTCGGCGTCGTGACCGAGGTGGGGCCAGAGGTCTCTCGTTGGCGGACGGGCGACGCGGTGTTCGGCTATGGGCGAATCCGCGAGGTGAACCAGGCGCTCGAGGACGTCTGGCGGCCGCTGGCGGGCCTCTCGGACGAGGACGCGGTCTGCGTGGACCCGGCCCATGTCGCGTTCGTGGCGGTGCGCGACGGCAAGGTGCGCATCGGCGACCACGTGGCCGTCTTCGGCCTCGGCGCCATTGGGCTGATGGCCGCGCAGGTCGCGCGGGCGGGAGGGGCCCGGCGCGTGTTCGTGATCGATCCGCTGGAGATGCGCCGCAACTGCGCGGCCGCCCACGGTGCCGATGCCGCCCTCGACCCGTTGGCTTGCGACGCGGCCCTGGCCATCAAGGAGGCGACGGATGGCGCCGGCGTCGACGTCTCGATCGAGACCTCCGGCAGCGCGCGCGCGCTCCACGAGGCGATCCGATGCATTCGCCAGTGCGGCACCGTGGTGCACGTGCCGTGGGGACCGCGCGACTGCGCCGAGCTACACCTGGACGAGGAGTTTCACCTGAACCGGCCCACGCTCGTGGGAAGCCAGGCGTGGCCCGGATGGGGCAATCCGGACCGCGACTACCCGGTGTGGGACTGGGAGCGGGCCTCCGCCGCCGCCGCCGACCTGCTGCGCGACGGCCTGATCGCCAGCAGCGGAGTGGTGACGCCCATCGTGAGCTTCGACGAGGCGCCGGAGGCGTTGCCGGCGATGTTCACGCGGCCCGAGACCACCATCAAGCTCGGCGTGCGGTTCGCGGAGTAG
- a CDS encoding sulfatase gives MKAIMVMFDSLNRHLLPPYGCDWTHAPNFRRLAERTVTFDRSYVCSMPCMPARRDLLTGRPNFLHRAWGPMEPFDDAFPEMLRRAGVYSHLASDHYHYWEDGGATYHNRYSTWEFFRGQEGDTWRGQVADPALPDRAAGRHAALDPYCRQDLVNREALRRESDQPQPRTFAAGLDFIRRNASQEGWFLQLETFDPHEPFFCHRRYRDLYGMDADGLLFDWPCYRHVTETPEEVRHARHAYAALLTQCDAYLGDVLDTMDELALWDDTLLIVWTDHGFLLGEHDCWAKVWMPFYEEIAHTPFFLWDPRCRRAGERCPALVQPSIDLGPTILEYFGVDRAPDMRGAPLRETVASDAPVREAALFGIHGAQVNVTDGRYVYMRAARDEANEPLRNYTLMPTTMRGFLSLEDLRRAELAPPFSFTKGCPTLRLPARGWVGACDEVRQTLLWDVEEDPGQERSLSDPTVERRMAGHMARLMADYDAPTDQFERLGLAP, from the coding sequence GTGAAAGCCATCATGGTGATGTTCGACTCCCTCAACCGACACCTCCTGCCGCCCTACGGCTGCGACTGGACGCACGCGCCCAACTTCCGCCGCCTCGCCGAGCGCACCGTCACCTTCGACCGCTCCTACGTCTGCTCCATGCCCTGCATGCCCGCCCGCCGGGACCTGCTCACCGGCCGCCCCAACTTCCTGCACCGCGCATGGGGACCCATGGAGCCCTTCGACGACGCGTTCCCTGAGATGCTGCGCCGCGCGGGCGTCTACAGCCACTTGGCGAGCGACCACTACCACTACTGGGAGGACGGCGGCGCCACCTACCACAACCGCTACAGCACCTGGGAGTTCTTCCGCGGCCAGGAGGGCGACACCTGGCGCGGCCAGGTGGCCGACCCGGCGCTGCCCGACCGCGCCGCCGGCCGCCACGCCGCGCTCGACCCCTACTGTCGTCAGGACCTGGTCAACCGGGAGGCGCTACGCCGAGAATCCGACCAGCCCCAGCCGCGCACCTTCGCCGCCGGCCTCGACTTCATCCGCCGCAACGCCAGCCAGGAAGGCTGGTTCCTCCAGTTGGAGACGTTCGACCCGCACGAGCCCTTCTTCTGCCACCGCCGCTACCGCGACCTCTACGGCATGGACGCGGATGGGCTCCTCTTCGACTGGCCCTGCTACCGGCACGTGACGGAAACGCCCGAGGAGGTGCGGCACGCGCGGCACGCCTACGCCGCGCTGCTCACGCAGTGCGACGCCTACCTGGGCGACGTCCTCGACACGATGGACGAGCTTGCCCTCTGGGACGACACGCTGCTGATCGTCTGGACAGACCACGGCTTCCTGCTGGGCGAGCACGACTGCTGGGCGAAGGTCTGGATGCCCTTCTATGAGGAGATAGCGCACACGCCCTTCTTCCTGTGGGACCCGCGCTGCCGCCGCGCGGGGGAGCGCTGCCCCGCACTGGTGCAGCCGTCGATCGACCTTGGCCCCACGATCCTGGAGTACTTCGGCGTCGACCGCGCGCCGGACATGCGCGGCGCGCCGCTGCGTGAGACTGTGGCGAGCGACGCGCCCGTGCGCGAGGCCGCGCTATTCGGCATTCACGGCGCGCAGGTCAACGTGACGGACGGCCGCTACGTCTATATGCGGGCCGCCCGCGACGAGGCCAACGAGCCGCTCCGCAACTACACCCTGATGCCCACCACCATGCGCGGCTTCCTCTCGCTGGAAGACCTGCGCCGCGCCGAGCTCGCGCCGCCGTTCTCCTTCACGAAGGGGTGCCCGACGCTGCGCCTTCCCGCGCGCGGCTGGGTGGGGGCCTGCGACGAGGTGCGCCAGACGCTGCTTTGGGACGTGGAGGAGGACCCCGGGCAGGAGCGCTCGCTCTCCGACCCCACGGTCGAGCGGCGCATGGCCGGCCATATGGCCCGCCTGATGGCCGACTACGACGCCCCGACCGACCAGTTCGAGCGGCTCGGCCTGGCGCCGTGA